In Erwinia pyrifoliae DSM 12163, the genomic window CTGCTATAAATAGCCTGCAGGGCCTGTGAAAAAGGGGGATCCTGCTGCGGTAGGTGGGGATGATTTAGCACCAGCCAGCCCCCGGGTTGCAGCCTGGCGGCGCAGTTGCGTAAAAAGTGTTCCGTTGCCTGTAAAGGTGCAAGAGCGTTGGCATTATAAAGGTCAGAGAAAATCAGCTGATAGCAGCGTTGGCTATTTGGGTCGGCGATAAAGCGTGCGGCATCGTCGATGAAATAACGAATGTTGTCACTTTGCGGCAGGTAAAAATAGTCCTGCGCCACGCTCAGTACAGCCTGACGCAGCTCCACAACATCAACAGCGATACGCGGGTTGCAGGCGAACAATGAGCGTAGCAGGCTACCTCCGCCCAACCCCAGCAGCAGGATTTCTTGCGCCTTGACCAAGGTTCGTGCCATCAGCATGGCGCGAACATAATTATGCACTGGCAGTGCCGCATTGCTTTTCAGCATTTTACTTTGCTCAAAAATCAGGTCAAAGCTCATGCTGCGGAAATCGCGGTTATCAATGACCGTCACAGTGCCGAACTCATCCTGCATCGTGGCTACCTGAGTTCCGCGCAGTTGAAACAGCGTTGAGGAAGAATAGATATCAACGTCGGACATTTTACTTCTCCTGTAAGGTACGGAGTTTGACCGGGGGCCGGTGCAGCAGTCGGCTGCGGTTTTCTTCCTGTTATAGCAGGATTGTATTTTGCATTTACATTTGATGTCGGGCAAATGCTAACTCTGCTTGTACAGATTAGTCTGGCGTTCTACGATGGAGAATGGCCCATTGCTGTGGATACCCATTGTAATGTGAACTGGCCAGGAGCCTGTTGCATGAAAAACGACAAAGAGATTTCCATCGACCAGTTTACCGCAGACGAAAAAATTCTGGTGGAGCAGCGGGTTAAGTTGCTGACTGACAAATTAAGCCATATTGCCAGTAAAAAAGAAGAAAAAGAGATCCTGAAGGAAGCGAAGCGTCTGGTGATGAAAGAACGCGTAACGCGCGAAAGCAGTAAACAGGTGCTGGCTAAAAGGCCGCGCAAGCCGTCAGCGGCAAAAGAAAGCGAAATCAAAGATTTTGACTGGGCCGCTTCGCTGCGTAAAAATCCGCGTGCGTTAAAGTAACTGACCGGGCAGGGCCGTAACCTCGGCTACTGGCTGCTTTCAGCCCTGTCAGTGAACTGCGGTTTGTTTAACTGACGATATTCAGAAGTACCAGACCTGCAACAATCAGTCTGGTGCCGGGGCAAAACCTGCAGCAATATTAACCTGGTACAGATTGCGCGCAGGCGGCCGCGAACCGGCCGCCTGAGGTTTACACGCTGAACAACTTACCATCGCGCACCAGCTCACGCGGATAGGTGTTCTTAATCCGCCTGCCTACCTTCTTGGCTATACCAACAGGTTGCTTTTGGTGGCATATGATCAACTCATCGCCAGGTAAACTGCGCTCGGGATAGATATCGCGACCGCGATACCACTCCTCCGCCTGGTGGCTGTCAAGCTCGAACGCATTAGCGCTGCTGGCATCAGCCAGCGCCACGGCGGCATGATGCTGCCAGCGATAGCCTTTAGTGAATGTTTCCGCCAGCTTCAGGCCAATTCGTGAGAAGCGTACCCGGCCCAGGAGGGGTTCTATCTCTGCGGGAAACAGCCATATCTCTTTGTCGCGCTGCCATAGTTTAAGCTCAGGCCCCCAGCGCAGACCAACCTTAGCCGCTGCGTCATTCACTTCCTGCTGCTGCTGACGGCTTACAGGACTGAAAGGGGGTTTGCCCACCTTGTAGGTCGGTTGCGGCATTTTTGTCACGCTCGCCACTTTACGCAGGCGGGCAACGAAGAAGCCTTCGCTGTCGAAAATGTGTGGAAACACATGCAGGAAACCTTCCGCTGTAGCGACCTGTTCAGCTCCGTTGAACAAGGTGTCCAGAGGCTCTATTTCAACCGCATCCGGATACTGTTCAAGCAGCCAGCGGATCACCTGCTGGTTTTCGCTAAGGTTAAGCGTACAGGTTGAATAAACCAACGTGCCACCGGGGCGCAGGGCGTGGAAAGCGCTGTTGATCAGATCGCGTTGCGTTGCGGCAATCTCTGCCGTGCTGGTTTCGGACCAGTTGCGCAAGGCGTCGGCGTCTTTGCGCACCACCCCTTCGCCGGAGCAGGGCGCATCAAGTAGTACCGCATCAAAGCACTCCGGTAGCGCGGAGCCAAATACCCGCCCGTCGAAGTGGGTCATGGCGGTGTTGCTAACGCCGCAGCGGCTAAGGTTGGCATGCAGCACTTTGACCCGGCTGGCTGAATACTCATTTGCAAGAATGGCTCCGCGATCGCCCATACATGCGGCTATCTGCGTGGTTTTTGAACCAGGCGCTGCCGCCATATCCATAACCCGTTGTGGCATATGACCGCCAGCAAACAGGGCGCTGACCGGCAGCATTGAGCTGGCTTCCTGTATATAGAGCAGCCCGGCCAGGTGCTCCGCCGTGCTGCCGAGCGGCAGCTTATCGGCATCGTCGCGGCTAATCCAGAACCCCTCCGGGCACCATGGGATCGGCGTCAACGCCCACTGATAAGGCTCGACCAGGCGGAGAAAATCATCGACGCTGATTTTTAGCGTATTGACGCGCAGACTGCGGCGCAACGGTTGTTGGCTGATGGCAATAAAGCGCGAAAATTCACTGGCGTCGGGCAGCAGCCGCTGCATTTGTGCAAGAAAGGCTGGCGGAAAAAACACGCGGGAAGTGTGAGACACAGGCTGGATCCACTAAAAAAAAAGTGAACCCAGTTTAGCATAAGTATTCTGCCGGGACGGAGCTTCCCGTTATGACGTTTTCGCAAAACACCTCAATGCGCAGCGGAACGAGGGAGATATCGTCGCTCCGCTACGAGCACGGTTACTGCGGCAGGGCGGTGCCCCATTGACGCCAGCCGCCAGGTTCTTCGTCCTCTAACAGGAAGTGTTTGCCGGAGGAGGCTGGCGGTGCCAGCGGCACGGTCGGTGGCGTGGCAAATGCGATGCCACCCTGAATAAACTGCTGGAATGTACCGGTTTTTACTACGCCCCCCGTCAGCCCAAACTTCAGGTTGTAACCTGATGCCAGCCAGAATACGGTATTGTTCCGTACCAGATGCTGATATTTTTTGCTGATGCGCAGAGTGATCTGAACACGATCCGCCATCGTACCCAGCGCAGTACCGGTGACCGTACCGACCTCCACGCCACGGAACAACACCGGCGTACCGACTGACAGCGAGCCACCTTCAGGTGCATCAACCACCAGGTTTAGCCCGTCCAGATAACGCGCATCGGTAATCGTCGATTCCTGCAGTTCAAAGCTGCGCAGCGCGCGGCCTTTACCCGGGTCGACGTTGATATAGGGCTGCAGCAGGGTGTCCAGATGGTTAACGCCGGCGGCAGATATCTGTGGCGACACCACCGAGAAGCGTGAACCCGAGCGGGCAAAGTCCTGCACATATTCAGGATAAAGCACCGCCTCCGCTATGACCTGGTTATTGCCTTCCCCCAATGCCAACGTCTCAAGCTGGCCAATATCAATACCAAGGTAGCGGATAGGCATACCCGATGACAGCTTACTGGCATCATAGGTGCGCAGCGTTATCTGGCTACCTACGGCGCGCGCGGCGGTTTGTGATGCATACAGTACGCGCTTATCCCGTGGGGTTAAGCCAGCACCAGCACCGGCAAGGTTATCGAAGCTGATTGCACCTTTTAGCGCACGGTTTAGCGGGGAAGCCTGAACCGTCAGGCCGCTGCCGTTTAGCTGGACGCGCGCCCCGCCTTCTGCCCAGAACACGCTGCCCGGCGTCAGCAGGCGGCGGTATTCGGGTTTAATATGCACGTTCACATCAAAAGCGTCTGCGCGTGGTGTTACGCTGACAATCTCCCCGACCTGAAACTTACGAAACAGCACCACTGAACCGCTCTGAATATCGGGCAGGCTGCTGGCCGTCAGGGTGAGAGTCGTCGGGAGGCGATCGCCAGTAATGCCTTCTTCGGCCTTTTCGGCATTGGCATACAGCGGATAGCGGCGCTTTGATATTCCCTTGCTGCCGGGATCAAGGCGAATACCCCCATCTACCCATTCCCGGGCGCTGGCACCCAGTACTTCCATCCCGTCAATACCGAGCTTGACGTCCAGCCGGCTGTTAATGATGAACTTACTGTCGCCATGCACCAGATGACGATAATCGGCGGCCACCACCACATTAAAGGTAACCCCTTTTTCAGTCAGGGTGCGGTTGACCACCTGGCCAATGCGCATCCCGTGCAGTATCAGCGGTTGACCGGCATCGATGCCGTAGCTTTCAGGTGCCGTGAGCGTCAGTTCCAACGAGTTCGGCTGCTGAAGCAGAGTTTCATTGCTCGGCAGGACCACGAAATGCGTCTGCGCATCGCCTTCGCCCGGGATAAGCTCCAGCGTATTGCCAGTTAAAAGGCTGCTCAGGCTGGTGTCAGTCAGGCTGATTTTTGGGCCGCGCATTTCAATACGTGTTCCCGCACGCATTAATCCGGTGACCGAGGGATCAAGTATCAGTTCACCGCTGACCTTACCATTGGGCAGCAGGGTCATTTTATTCAGGGTGCCGACTTCCAGCCCCTGATACATTAGCGGCGTGCTGCCTCGTTTCAGATTGTTACCGTCCGGCAAATCGAGGGAAATGATCACGCCGCGCTGACTCTGTGCCAGGTCGGGATAAAGCCGGTAGTCATCGTCGGTGTTGGCTGGCGGTGACTCACCCGGCGAGTCGAAGGCAATCGCACCATTGACCAGCGCAGGCAGGTTTTCCAGTTCGACCTTCGCACCCCCCAGACCGACATTGGCCTTGATGCCGGAAATATTCCAGAAACGGCTCTCTCTTCTGACCAGATGGGTGAAACGACGCTCAATCAGAACATCTACCGTTACGCCTTTGCTGCCGGCATTAATACTGTAGTCATAGACACGGCCGACCGGAATTTTGCGAAAATAGACCAGTGAACCACTGTTCAAGCCACCGAGATCCGGAGCCTGCAAATGAATAAGCATCTCGCCCGAATTAACACGGTATTTGGGCTGCGTATCGAGCGCCACGAAGTTTTCACGAGGTTTACCTTCACCCGGCATCATGCCGATGTAATTCCCGCCGACCAACGCGTCCAGCCCGGAAACACCGGCCAGCGAGGCTTTTGGTGTCACCAGCCAGAACTGCGTGTTCTCGCGCAGCGCTTCTCTCATATCGCTTTTGATACTGGCTTTAATTTTAATGGTGCGCAGATTGTCCGTCATGCTGATCCCCTCCACCAGGCCAACCTCCACTCCCTGATAGCGCACCGGCGTGCGCCCCGGCACAATGCCGTCCGCCGTGGCGAAATCAATGGTGACGGTGGTGCCGCGTTGCTGATAGTTGGTCCAGAGCAGCCAGCCGGCAATTAACAGGGCTATAAATGGAAGCAGCCAAAACGGCGATATTCTGCGCCGGTTTTTAAGGCGAGCGCTAGTCGGTGTAGTTGGCGTTTCCTGTTGCATGAGAATCCCAAAGTAAACGGCTATCCAGCCACTCAACGGCAAGAATAGTCAGTACGACCGCGCTGCCAAAATAGAAAGCAGCGGGTCCCATAGTAAAGGCCAGTAGCTGATCGCGGTTGACCAACGACATGGTTAGAGAAATCACAAACAGGTCGAGCATGGACCAGCGTCCAACCCACTTCACCAGGCGCAGCAGACGGATGCGGGTTTTCAGTCCTTGCTCACAGTTAAAATGAATGCTCAGCAGCAGGGTGCTCAGCACGATAACCTTAGTGAAGGGAACCAGAATACTGGCGATAAACACCACCGCCGCTATCGGGATATTACCGGAGGCCAGAGAAAGGATTCCGGAAAGGATCGTATCTTCTTGACGTGCCCCATTCAGCCAGATTTCTGAAATCGGTAGAAGATTAGCGGGGATAAGAAAAATAATCGAGGCGATCAGCGCCGCCAACGACTTTTGCAGACTGAAGGGGCGCCGCAGATAGAGCGGCGTATGGCAGCGCGGGCAGCGTCCGCTCTCGTCAGCGGTTCCGGTATGGCGGCAGCTCAGGCATACCCGTAGCTTAGCTAGCGAAACGCTGGGCGCAGGCTGCGGATAAAACCGCTGCCAAAGCTGTTCAACGTTGAGATGGATAAGCGTGAGCAGGCTAAGTAGCGTCAGTATAATGAAAGCCGCCAGCCCGATACCGGGCGTTATAGCGGCATAATCCTGTACCTTGATTGAAGCGATGCCGATGCCGACCAGATAAATATCCAGCATGATCCACTCTTTCAGCCGGTCGAGCATGAGCAATATCGGGCGCAGATTCAGTCCCATTTTACGGCCNAAAAAAAGCCCGCCAATGGCGGCGACCAGCACAACCGGTGCGCCTACGGTGCAAAACGCCACCATTGCTGCGGTGATAACATCACCCTGTTGCGCCATTTGCAGAATTCCGCCCAGCAGACTGGCATAGATATTGGTTCCCAGCAGGCGAATGGACAGGATCGATTCACCAAATGCAAACGGCATCATCACTATCATGGTGACAGCCATAGCGGTCAAACGCGTCATCGACCAGTCACGGCCATTGAGGATGCGGGCATTGCAGCGTGGGCAGTGCGCTGACTGGTTGGACTTCACATCCGGTAAGCAAAAAAGGGTATCGCATTCGGGACATCGCTGATAACGTGCCTGCAAAAGAGCGTAACGGATGGCGTGTATTTTCATATTACCGATCGAACTTAGGCCCATGACAGGGCAGGTTAGGTTGTTTAACGCCATACTGAACAGGCTGAATGTTGCATGCTTTAGCGTGCTGTCCGGTTCAAGCTTATATTAAACATAAAGAAATTCCACCCCGGCAGTCAGGCTTTTCACACCTGATTTTCCCGGTGGAGCGAAAGACGGCATCGCCACATTTTCAACTACGGTTAAACAATGACTAAAGCAGAATTTTATACTGACCTCAATCGAGATATGAATGCGTTACTTAGCGGTGAAACCAGCTTTCTGGCGGTGATGGGTAATTGTAGCGCGCTTTTGTATGAACGTCTTGAGGGGGTGAACTGGGCGGGTTTCTATCTGTTAACGGAAGAGAATACGCTGGTGTTGGGCCCCTTTCAGGGGAAAGTCGCCTGCGTGCGTATCCCCATTGGGCGCGGCGTCTGTGGAACCGCCGTTTCAGAGAAAAGCGTTCAGCGCGTGAATGATGTGCATGCGTTTCCGGGGCACATTGCCTGCGACGCAGCCAGTAATGCAGAAATTGTGCTCCCGCTAATGGTCAATGGCCGCGTGATTGGCGTACTGGATATCGACAGTGTGGAATATAACCGCTTTGATAGTGAGGATGAAAAGGGGTTAAAAGCGTTAACTGACGGGCTTTGCAACGTACTTGATGGGACTGATGTGGAAAAATTTATTCATATGAATCGCATCTAAAGTGCCTGATCACGTAGCAATTGCTGAAGCGGTCATTATAATGTCGCCTGTTCATGCCTGTGCTGATTGGCAAACCCGTTGTAATCAGGAAATTTCATGGAAAATCAACCTAAGTTGAATAGCACTAAAGAAGTCATCGCCTTTCTGGCAGAGCGTTTCCCACAATGCTTTAGCGCCGAAGGCGAAGCACGACCACTGAAAATCGGAATTTTTCAGGATTTAGTCGAACGCGTGCAGGGCGAAATGAGCCTGAGTAAAACTCAGCTCCGCTCGGCTCTCCGCCTTTATACTTCCAGCTGGCGTTATTTGTATGGCATCAAGGCTGGCGCGACGCGCGTTGACCTTGACGGCAATGCCTGTGGCCAACTGGATGAACAGCACGTTGAACATGCGCGCAAACAGCTTGAAGAAGCCAAAGCACGCGTGCAGGCGCAACGCGAACAGCAACAGGCAAAAAAGCGTGAAGCTGGTGAAGAGACCGCACCTCGCCGTCCACGTAAGCCCGTGCGCAAACCTGCCGTCGAGGGGGATCAGCCGCGCACCGTGAGCAATAAACCCGCTCGCCCCCAGGCAGCACGCCACACTTCCGCCCCGCGCGAAGAGTCCCGGCCGGAGCAGCATAAACCGGTTACTGACACTACAGCATTGCAAGTGGGTCAAAGCATCAAAGTCACCGCAGGAAAAAATGCGATGGACGCAACCATTCTCGAGATCGGTAAAGATGGCGTCCGGGTTCAGCTTGCTTCCGGCCTGGCAATGATAGTACGCGCAGAACACTTGCAGTTCTGATACGGAGGCTAATCAGGGCATGAACACTCTTTTTAAAAGCACCATTTTCGCGGGCCTGCTATTAGCAGGCAATGTCTTCGCAGCTGAAATGATTATCCGCGCCGACCAAATACCGCAGCTTCATCAGGAGGCACAGCACGCTACCGTGAGTGAGCGCGTGACTTCTCGTTTTACCCGTTCTCATTACCGTCAGTTCGACCTCAACCAAGAATTCTCCGTTAAAATTTTCGAACGCTATCTCAACCTGCTCGACTTCAGCCACAACGTGCTGCTGGCATCGGACATTGATCAATTCGCCGACAAGAAAACGACGTTGGGCGACGGTCTGAGAAATGGCCAGCTTTCGGTATTCTACGATCTGTATAATCTGGCACAAAAACGCCGTTTTGAACGTTATCAGTACGCTTTGTCAGTTCTGAATAAGCCGATGGATTTCACCGGCAATGACAGCATTGATATCGACCGCAGTAAATCGCCATGGCCCAAAACCAGCGCGGAGCTTAATCAGCTGTGGGATGAGAAAGTCAAGTTTGACGAGCTAAGTCTGAAGCTGGCCGGCAAAGATCAGAAAGAGATCCGCGAAGTCCTCACCAAGCGGTATCAGTTTGCCGAGCGTCGGCTGGCGCAAAGTAACAGTGAAGATGTGTTCCAGCTGGCGATGACGGCGTTTGCGCATGAAATCGATCCCCACACTAACTACCTGTCGCCTCGAAGTACCGAACAGTTCAATACCGAAATGAGCCTTTCTCTGGAGGGTATTGGTGCCGTACTGCAAATGGACGACGACTACACCACGATAAACTCAATGGTGGCCGGTGGACCTGCGGCGAAAAGTAAAAGCTTCACCGTCGGCGATCGCATCGTCGGTGTAGGCCAGCCGGGTAAACCGATGGTGGATGTGATTGGCTGGCGTCTGGATGATGTGGTTGCGCAGATTAAAGGGCCGAAGGGCAGTAAGTTGCGCCTGGAGATTTTGCCTGCAGGAAAAGGCACCAAGACGCGCATTATCACCCTGACCCGTGAAAAAATCCGCCTCGAAGACCGTGCGGTTAAGAT contains:
- the rsmF gene encoding 16S rRNA (cytosine(1407)-C(5))-methyltransferase RsmF, with protein sequence MQPVSHTSRVFFPPAFLAQMQRLLPDASEFSRFIAISQQPLRRSLRVNTLKISVDDFLRLVEPYQWALTPIPWCPEGFWISRDDADKLPLGSTAEHLAGLLYIQEASSMLPVSALFAGGHMPQRVMDMAAAPGSKTTQIAACMGDRGAILANEYSASRVKVLHANLSRCGVSNTAMTHFDGRVFGSALPECFDAVLLDAPCSGEGVVRKDADALRNWSETSTAEIAATQRDLINSAFHALRPGGTLVYSTCTLNLSENQQVIRWLLEQYPDAVEIEPLDTLFNGAEQVATAEGFLHVFPHIFDSEGFFVARLRKVASVTKMPQPTYKVGKPPFSPVSRQQQQEVNDAAAKVGLRWGPELKLWQRDKEIWLFPAEIEPLLGRVRFSRIGLKLAETFTKGYRWQHHAAVALADASSANAFELDSHQAEEWYRGRDIYPERSLPGDELIICHQKQPVGIAKKVGRRIKNTYPRELVRDGKLFSV
- the proQ gene encoding RNA chaperone ProQ yields the protein MENQPKLNSTKEVIAFLAERFPQCFSAEGEARPLKIGIFQDLVERVQGEMSLSKTQLRSALRLYTSSWRYLYGIKAGATRVDLDGNACGQLDEQHVEHARKQLEEAKARVQAQREQQQAKKREAGEETAPRRPRKPVRKPAVEGDQPRTVSNKPARPQAARHTSAPREESRPEQHKPVTDTTALQVGQSIKVTAGKNAMDATILEIGKDGVRVQLASGLAMIVRAEHLQF
- a CDS encoding PqiB family protein codes for the protein MQQETPTTPTSARLKNRRRISPFWLLPFIALLIAGWLLWTNYQQRGTTVTIDFATADGIVPGRTPVRYQGVEVGLVEGISMTDNLRTIKIKASIKSDMREALRENTQFWLVTPKASLAGVSGLDALVGGNYIGMMPGEGKPRENFVALDTQPKYRVNSGEMLIHLQAPDLGGLNSGSLVYFRKIPVGRVYDYSINAGSKGVTVDVLIERRFTHLVRRESRFWNISGIKANVGLGGAKVELENLPALVNGAIAFDSPGESPPANTDDDYRLYPDLAQSQRGVIISLDLPDGNNLKRGSTPLMYQGLEVGTLNKMTLLPNGKVSGELILDPSVTGLMRAGTRIEMRGPKISLTDTSLSSLLTGNTLELIPGEGDAQTHFVVLPSNETLLQQPNSLELTLTAPESYGIDAGQPLILHGMRIGQVVNRTLTEKGVTFNVVVAADYRHLVHGDSKFIINSRLDVKLGIDGMEVLGASAREWVDGGIRLDPGSKGISKRRYPLYANAEKAEEGITGDRLPTTLTLTASSLPDIQSGSVVLFRKFQVGEIVSVTPRADAFDVNVHIKPEYRRLLTPGSVFWAEGGARVQLNGSGLTVQASPLNRALKGAISFDNLAGAGAGLTPRDKRVLYASQTAARAVGSQITLRTYDASKLSSGMPIRYLGIDIGQLETLALGEGNNQVIAEAVLYPEYVQDFARSGSRFSVVSPQISAAGVNHLDTLLQPYINVDPGKGRALRSFELQESTITDARYLDGLNLVVDAPEGGSLSVGTPVLFRGVEVGTVTGTALGTMADRVQITLRISKKYQHLVRNNTVFWLASGYNLKFGLTGGVVKTGTFQQFIQGGIAFATPPTVPLAPPASSGKHFLLEDEEPGGWRQWGTALPQ
- a CDS encoding spermidine synthase; its protein translation is MSDVDIYSSSTLFQLRGTQVATMQDEFGTVTVIDNRDFRSMSFDLIFEQSKMLKSNAALPVHNYVRAMLMARTLVKAQEILLLGLGGGSLLRSLFACNPRIAVDVVELRQAVLSVAQDYFYLPQSDNIRYFIDDAARFIADPNSQRCYQLIFSDLYNANALAPLQATEHFLRNCAARLQPGGWLVLNHPHLPQQDPPFSQALQAIYSSLFYTVAPSGNVVIFASCTPCTHPLHHLQHLMSSSGADFATDFTSLAQKLSRWPGSAAQR
- the yebS gene encoding membrane integrity lipid transport subunit YebS codes for the protein MKIHAIRYALLQARYQRCPECDTLFCLPDVKSNQSAHCPRCNARILNGRDWSMTRLTAMAVTMIVMMPFAFGESILSIRLLGTNIYASLLGGILQMAQQGDVITAAMVAFCTVGAPVVLVAAIGGLFXGRKMGLNLRPILLMLDRLKEWIMLDIYLVGIGIASIKVQDYAAITPGIGLAAFIILTLLSLLTLIHLNVEQLWQRFYPQPAPSVSLAKLRVCLSCRHTGTADESGRCPRCHTPLYLRRPFSLQKSLAALIASIIFLIPANLLPISEIWLNGARQEDTILSGILSLASGNIPIAAVVFIASILVPFTKVIVLSTLLLSIHFNCEQGLKTRIRLLRLVKWVGRWSMLDLFVISLTMSLVNRDQLLAFTMGPAAFYFGSAVVLTILAVEWLDSRLLWDSHATGNANYTD
- the prc gene encoding carboxy terminal-processing peptidase, producing MNTLFKSTIFAGLLLAGNVFAAEMIIRADQIPQLHQEAQHATVSERVTSRFTRSHYRQFDLNQEFSVKIFERYLNLLDFSHNVLLASDIDQFADKKTTLGDGLRNGQLSVFYDLYNLAQKRRFERYQYALSVLNKPMDFTGNDSIDIDRSKSPWPKTSAELNQLWDEKVKFDELSLKLAGKDQKEIREVLTKRYQFAERRLAQSNSEDVFQLAMTAFAHEIDPHTNYLSPRSTEQFNTEMSLSLEGIGAVLQMDDDYTTINSMVAGGPAAKSKSFTVGDRIVGVGQPGKPMVDVIGWRLDDVVAQIKGPKGSKLRLEILPAGKGTKTRIITLTREKIRLEDRAVKMSVHHAGKQKVGVLDIPGFYVGLTDDVKVQLQKLQKQNVDSVVIDLRTNGGGALTEAVSLSGLFIPGGPVVQVRDNNGKVRQDSDNDGVTYFKGPLVVLVDRFSASASEIFAAAMQDYGRALIVGEPTFGKGTVQQYRSLNRIYDQMLRPEWPALGSVQYTIQKFYRINGGSTQRKGVTPDLLMPTGVEAVETGEKFEDNALPWDSVNAATYVKTGDLKPLEPQLLKDHQDRIAKNAEFQYIISDIARFNANKDKHNIISLNLATREKESREDDSRRLERVNARLKTAGKKPLAKLDDLPKDYQDPDPYLEETVQIANDLAQLDKK
- a CDS encoding GAF domain-containing protein — translated: MTKAEFYTDLNRDMNALLSGETSFLAVMGNCSALLYERLEGVNWAGFYLLTEENTLVLGPFQGKVACVRIPIGRGVCGTAVSEKSVQRVNDVHAFPGHIACDAASNAEIVLPLMVNGRVIGVLDIDSVEYNRFDSEDEKGLKALTDGLCNVLDGTDVEKFIHMNRI